Proteins from a single region of Stutzerimonas stutzeri:
- a CDS encoding HD-GYP domain-containing protein → MLRKILVSQLRFGMYVHALDGSWFDHSFWRSKFLLTDPADLQALRGSGIKTVLIDVGKGVDIETATPPAAETVQPVPEAVPVVSRPAAPSAQQCSVQEEMQRAAQVLKRSKQQVTSLFNEARLGKAVDPQQCLPLVEQISASLARNGSALLSLARLKTKDEYTYMHSVAVCALMVALGRQLGLSEQEVQEAGFAGLLHDIGKMAMPLDVLNKPGKLSDDEYAVMRSHPERGHAILLGAGASVSDVVLDVCLHHHEKMDGTGYPHRLAGEQISRLARMGAICDVYDAITSDRPYKTAWDASGSLARMAQWQGHFDTQILHAFVRTVGIYPLGSLVRLQSGRLGVVIEHNAQQLTAPRLKLFYSTRARAAIVPVELDLSSPQCSDRIVGREDPAAWGFSNLDGLWS, encoded by the coding sequence TTGCTTAGAAAAATTCTTGTCAGCCAACTTCGCTTTGGCATGTACGTCCATGCACTGGACGGCAGCTGGTTCGATCACTCCTTTTGGCGCAGCAAGTTTCTGCTGACCGATCCGGCCGACCTGCAGGCGTTGCGCGGCAGCGGAATAAAGACGGTGTTGATCGACGTGGGCAAGGGCGTCGATATCGAAACGGCAACGCCGCCGGCGGCCGAGACCGTGCAGCCGGTCCCGGAAGCCGTGCCGGTAGTGTCGCGGCCGGCCGCGCCATCGGCCCAGCAATGTAGCGTTCAGGAAGAAATGCAGCGCGCCGCCCAGGTGCTCAAGCGCTCAAAGCAGCAAGTGACCTCGCTGTTCAACGAGGCGCGGTTGGGCAAGGCCGTCGACCCGCAGCAGTGCCTGCCACTGGTGGAGCAGATTTCCGCCTCCCTGGCGCGCAACGGTTCGGCTTTGCTCAGCCTGGCGCGGCTGAAGACCAAGGACGAGTACACCTACATGCATTCGGTGGCGGTCTGCGCGCTGATGGTCGCGCTGGGCCGGCAGCTGGGCCTGAGCGAACAGGAAGTCCAGGAAGCCGGCTTTGCCGGGCTGCTGCACGACATCGGCAAGATGGCCATGCCGCTGGATGTGCTGAACAAGCCGGGCAAGCTCAGCGACGACGAATACGCCGTCATGCGCAGCCACCCCGAGCGTGGTCACGCGATCCTGCTCGGTGCGGGAGCGTCCGTGTCCGACGTGGTGCTGGATGTCTGCCTGCATCATCACGAGAAGATGGACGGCACCGGCTATCCGCATCGGCTGGCCGGCGAGCAGATCAGCCGGCTGGCGCGCATGGGCGCGATCTGCGACGTGTATGACGCCATCACCTCGGATCGCCCATACAAAACAGCCTGGGATGCCTCGGGCTCGCTGGCGCGCATGGCGCAGTGGCAGGGCCATTTCGATACCCAGATCCTGCATGCGTTCGTGCGCACGGTGGGCATCTACCCGCTGGGCTCGCTGGTACGGCTGCAGTCGGGGCGGCTTGGTGTGGTCATCGAACACAATGCGCAGCAGCTGACGGCGCCGCGCCTGAAACTGTTCTATTCCACCCGCGCCCGCGCGGCGATCGTGCCGGTCGAGCTGGATCTCTCCAGCCCGCAATGCAGCGACCGCATCGTCGGCCGCGAAGACCCCGCCGCCTGGGGCTTCAGCAACCTCGATGGCCTCTGGAGCTAG
- a CDS encoding sensor histidine kinase, translating into MPALSNRQRVTLIVALILIGLLLSMYWAGRLAEQRAWAERSQESQGQLELYAQAIHTQVERFRSVPALLALDSDIQGLLANPGNRALRRELNQRLEQQNHAAGSSVLYLLDRNGETIAASNWRDWSSFVGNNYAFRPYFRDAVSNDSGRYFAVGVTTGIPGYFLSSSVRNAAGEVLGVLVVKLELEDMQRDWVGQPGILLIADSLDIVILTNRPAWRFRYLRPLSDEVRSRLVDARRYAEQTLQPLPSSRVQQLAEGSERRLVEGPDGRREYLWQRLALPEEDWTLHLLHDPQMVVASVRSYRLAAAGVWMTLAFLLLYLAQRRKTRRVEMRSRSELERLVHERTRELHTAQDELVHAARMAALGQMSAALAHEINQPLTALRMQLASLRLLLDSGRDGEVREGLGHVEGLLERMAALTGHLKTFARKSPAGLRQRLSLAEVLEQALQLLSPRIRSEQVEVFRQVPAEAAVSGDAIRLEQVLINLLHNALDAMAERPQRRLRILCQLNGDRWQLSVGDNGGGIASEHLDHVFEPFFTTKPVGQGLGLGLAVSYGIVREMGGTLEVSNDEHGAVFTLTLPAAEERAAK; encoded by the coding sequence ATGCCTGCACTGTCCAACCGCCAGCGTGTAACCCTGATCGTGGCGCTGATTCTCATCGGCCTGCTGCTGAGCATGTATTGGGCCGGGCGTCTGGCCGAGCAGCGCGCCTGGGCCGAGCGCAGTCAAGAATCCCAGGGGCAACTTGAACTCTATGCCCAAGCGATCCATACCCAGGTCGAACGCTTCCGCTCGGTGCCGGCATTGCTGGCGCTGGATAGCGACATCCAGGGGCTGCTTGCCAACCCGGGCAACCGTGCCTTGCGCCGCGAACTGAACCAGCGCCTGGAACAGCAGAATCATGCGGCCGGCTCCTCGGTGCTGTACCTGCTCGACCGCAACGGCGAAACCATCGCCGCCAGCAACTGGCGCGACTGGAGCAGCTTCGTCGGCAACAACTACGCCTTCCGCCCGTATTTCCGCGATGCGGTGAGCAACGACAGCGGGCGTTATTTCGCTGTCGGCGTCACTACCGGGATTCCCGGCTACTTCCTCTCCAGCTCGGTGAGGAATGCCGCCGGCGAGGTGCTCGGCGTGCTGGTGGTCAAGCTGGAACTGGAAGACATGCAGCGCGACTGGGTCGGCCAGCCGGGCATCCTGCTGATCGCCGATTCGCTGGATATCGTCATTCTCACCAACCGCCCGGCCTGGCGCTTCCGCTACCTGCGCCCGCTGAGCGACGAGGTGCGCAGCCGCCTGGTCGATGCCCGACGATACGCCGAACAGACGCTGCAGCCGTTGCCGAGCAGCCGTGTGCAACAACTCGCCGAGGGCAGCGAACGGCGGCTGGTAGAAGGCCCCGATGGGCGCCGCGAATACCTCTGGCAACGCTTGGCGCTGCCAGAGGAGGACTGGACGCTGCACCTGCTGCACGACCCGCAGATGGTGGTGGCCAGCGTGCGTAGCTACCGCCTGGCCGCGGCCGGGGTGTGGATGACCCTCGCCTTCCTGCTGCTCTACCTGGCGCAGCGGCGCAAGACGCGGCGCGTGGAAATGCGCAGCCGCAGCGAACTGGAGCGCCTGGTGCACGAGCGTACCCGCGAGCTGCACACCGCCCAGGACGAGCTGGTGCATGCCGCGCGCATGGCCGCCCTGGGGCAGATGTCCGCTGCCCTCGCCCACGAGATCAACCAGCCGCTGACCGCATTGCGCATGCAGCTCGCCAGCCTGCGCCTGCTGCTCGACAGCGGCCGCGACGGCGAGGTGCGCGAAGGCCTCGGGCATGTCGAAGGCCTGCTCGAACGCATGGCGGCGCTGACCGGCCACCTGAAGACCTTCGCCCGCAAGAGCCCGGCCGGGCTGCGCCAGCGCCTGAGCCTGGCCGAAGTGCTGGAGCAGGCCCTGCAGCTGCTCTCGCCGCGCATTCGCAGCGAGCAGGTCGAGGTGTTCCGCCAGGTACCGGCCGAGGCCGCGGTCAGCGGCGACGCCATCCGCCTCGAGCAAGTGCTGATCAACCTGCTGCACAACGCACTGGATGCCATGGCCGAGCGCCCGCAGCGACGCCTGCGCATCCTCTGTCAGCTCAACGGTGACCGCTGGCAGCTCAGCGTGGGCGACAACGGCGGCGGTATTGCCAGCGAACATCTGGATCATGTGTTCGAGCCCTTCTTCACCACCAAACCGGTCGGCCAGGGCCTCGGCCTTGGGCTGGCGGTGTCCTACGGCATCGTGCGTGAGATGGGCGGCACGCTGGAAGTCAGCAACGACGAGCACGGCGCGGTGTTCACTCTGACGCTGCCGGCTGCCGAAGAGCGCGCCGCCAAGTAA
- a CDS encoding sigma-54-dependent transcriptional regulator, which yields MSGQVIFIDDEAAIRQAVQQWLELSGFQVRTFSRAREALAALAALDRDFPGVLISDVRMPDLDGLGLLEQLVALDTDLPVIMVTGHGDVPMAVQALRQGAYDFIEKPFTPERLLDSVRRAMDKRRLVCENRQLREQFARKGRIESQLLGVSRAMVNLRRQVLELAGTDVNVLIRGETGSGKEQVARCLHDFSPRAGGPFVALNCAAIPETIFESELFGHESGAFTGAQGKRIGRIEHAAGGTLFLDEIESMPLAQQVKLLRVLQEKTLERLGSNRSIEVDLRVISAAKPDLLEEVRGGRFREDLLYRLNVAELHIPPLRERREDIPLLFEHFASQAAQRHGRAAPPVTPGELTQLLAHDWPGNVRELINAAERHALGLSAPAPASSSGQSLAEQMEAFEAQCLHNALQQCKGNITEVMTQLQLPRRTLNEKMQRHGLSRSDYLPAGSGDS from the coding sequence ATGAGCGGGCAGGTAATCTTCATCGACGACGAGGCGGCGATCCGCCAGGCCGTGCAGCAGTGGCTGGAGCTGTCCGGCTTCCAGGTGCGCACCTTCTCACGCGCGCGCGAGGCGCTGGCGGCGCTGGCGGCGCTGGATCGCGACTTTCCGGGGGTGCTGATCAGCGACGTGCGCATGCCCGATCTCGACGGCCTCGGCCTGCTCGAACAGCTGGTGGCGCTGGACACCGACCTGCCGGTGATCATGGTCACCGGGCACGGCGACGTGCCCATGGCGGTGCAGGCGCTGCGCCAGGGCGCCTACGACTTCATCGAAAAACCCTTCACCCCGGAACGCCTGCTCGACAGCGTGCGCCGCGCCATGGACAAGCGCCGGCTGGTCTGCGAGAACCGCCAGCTGCGCGAGCAGTTCGCCCGCAAGGGGCGTATCGAATCACAGCTGCTCGGCGTGTCGCGGGCGATGGTGAACCTGCGCCGGCAGGTGCTGGAGCTGGCCGGCACCGACGTCAATGTGCTGATCCGCGGCGAGACCGGCAGCGGCAAGGAACAGGTCGCGCGCTGCCTGCATGACTTCAGCCCGCGCGCCGGCGGGCCGTTCGTGGCGCTGAACTGCGCAGCGATCCCGGAGACCATATTCGAAAGCGAGCTGTTTGGTCACGAGAGCGGCGCCTTCACCGGTGCCCAGGGCAAGCGCATCGGCCGCATCGAACACGCCGCCGGCGGCACGCTGTTCCTCGACGAGATCGAAAGCATGCCGCTGGCCCAGCAGGTCAAGCTGCTGCGCGTGCTGCAGGAAAAGACCCTGGAACGGCTGGGCTCGAACCGCAGTATCGAAGTCGACTTGCGGGTGATCAGCGCGGCCAAGCCGGACCTGCTGGAAGAGGTGCGCGGCGGGCGCTTCCGCGAGGATTTGCTGTACCGGCTGAACGTCGCCGAACTGCATATCCCGCCACTGCGCGAGCGCCGTGAGGACATTCCGCTGCTGTTCGAACACTTCGCCAGCCAGGCCGCCCAGCGCCACGGCCGCGCCGCCCCGCCGGTGACACCCGGCGAACTGACGCAACTGCTCGCCCACGACTGGCCGGGCAACGTGCGCGAACTGATCAACGCCGCCGAACGCCACGCCCTCGGCCTCAGCGCCCCGGCCCCGGCGAGCAGCAGCGGCCAGTCGCTGGCCGAGCAGATGGAAGCCTTCGAGGCGCAATGCCTGCACAACGCCCTGCAGCAGTGCAAAGGCAACATCACCGAGGTCATGACCCAGCTGCAGCTGCCGCGCCGCACCCTCAACGAGAAGATGCAGCGCCACGGGCTGAGCCGCAGTGATTATTTGCCGGCCGGTAGTGGCGACTCCTGA